The following proteins are encoded in a genomic region of Aerococcaceae bacterium DSM 111021:
- a CDS encoding CinA family nicotinamide mononucleotide deamidase-related protein: MKAEIISVSSSLLKGLVENKNAAFIARELTSVGMNVTQAVMIDNSKEKLLETIEKAEQQADVLVFTGGLGPDDDDIVKTTLSEHLDKPLVLDDDTQNRIITYHKNSDLIMPKNNQLQALTLLDSIPLVNVTGLALGMFYQSDTHTYILLPGPTDELKPMFTEKAWPLIIEHLLNEQVVSTKLVRLFGLTMAQAQRNLGDILVSDDTTFIDIFPAGLEIEVQITARGLDADEVHQLIAKTESEIEKSVAPYIIGHGDQNLPNIVRKLLKEKELKITGAESLTGGAFLSELSSLFEAGLFFDGGMVTYDESIKKEVLGVDEEVIETHGVVSAECAFEMAEKALETFGADLAVSLTGAAGPSSLEGEIPGTVWIGVAVKGKSTFAKKFHFGYKRNQNREYSVWSAFNLIRQVLLDEEIESIIYKEKVKKDE; this comes from the coding sequence ATGAAAGCAGAGATTATATCAGTCAGTTCGAGTTTGTTAAAAGGCTTAGTTGAGAATAAAAATGCAGCTTTTATTGCTCGTGAGTTGACTTCTGTAGGTATGAATGTGACTCAAGCAGTTATGATTGATAATTCTAAAGAAAAGCTATTGGAAACCATTGAGAAAGCAGAGCAACAAGCAGATGTACTCGTGTTTACAGGTGGCTTAGGTCCTGATGATGACGATATCGTCAAAACAACACTATCAGAGCATCTCGATAAACCATTGGTCTTAGATGATGACACACAAAACCGAATTATTACTTACCATAAAAATTCAGACTTAATCATGCCAAAAAATAACCAACTTCAAGCGCTAACTTTACTTGATTCGATTCCGTTAGTGAATGTCACAGGTCTCGCTTTGGGAATGTTTTATCAATCTGATACCCATACGTATATCTTACTACCAGGACCAACTGATGAATTAAAACCCATGTTTACTGAGAAAGCTTGGCCACTTATTATTGAACATCTTTTGAATGAACAAGTCGTCTCAACAAAGCTTGTCCGACTATTTGGTTTAACAATGGCTCAAGCGCAGAGAAATCTCGGTGATATTTTGGTATCTGACGACACGACATTTATTGATATTTTTCCAGCGGGTTTAGAGATTGAAGTTCAGATTACTGCGAGAGGCCTTGACGCCGATGAGGTTCATCAACTCATTGCAAAGACTGAGAGTGAGATTGAAAAAAGTGTTGCTCCTTATATTATTGGCCATGGTGATCAAAATTTACCTAATATTGTAAGAAAGCTACTAAAAGAGAAGGAGCTTAAAATAACTGGGGCTGAGAGTTTAACAGGGGGCGCATTTTTAAGTGAATTGTCGAGTTTATTTGAAGCCGGCCTATTTTTTGATGGAGGGATGGTTACGTATGATGAATCCATTAAAAAAGAAGTTCTAGGTGTAGATGAGGAAGTCATTGAAACACATGGCGTAGTGAGTGCAGAGTGTGCGTTTGAGATGGCTGAAAAGGCACTTGAAACGTTTGGGGCAGATCTCGCTGTGTCCTTAACGGGAGCGGCAGGGCCGAGTTCGCTAGAGGGTGAGATTCCGGGAACAGTCTGGATTGGTGTGGCTGTTAAAGGAAAGTCTACTTTTGCGAAGAAATTCCACTTTGGATACAAGCGTAATCAGAACCGTGAATACTCTGTTTGGAGTGCATTTAACCTGATTCGACAAGTTCTTTTGGACGAAGAAATTGAATCAATAATTTATAAAGAAAAAGTGAAAAAAGATGAATAA
- a CDS encoding four-helix bundle copper-binding protein has protein sequence MVQAKENLIEKVIACQKACEHCFDGCLQEEDVKMMAECIRTDRDCADICGMVVSFSHRQSPLLDELIALCIKACDTCASECEQHDHEHCKECAKACRECEAACKEYLAV, from the coding sequence ATGGTTCAAGCAAAAGAGAATTTAATCGAAAAAGTAATTGCATGCCAAAAAGCTTGCGAGCACTGTTTTGATGGATGCTTACAAGAAGAAGACGTAAAAATGATGGCGGAATGTATTCGGACAGACCGAGACTGTGCCGATATATGTGGTATGGTTGTATCTTTCTCACATCGTCAAAGTCCCTTGTTAGATGAATTGATTGCGTTGTGTATTAAAGCTTGTGATACTTGTGCAAGTGAATGTGAACAACATGATCACGAGCACTGTAAAGAATGCGCTAAAGCGTGTCGTGAATGCGAAGCAGCATGTAAAGAATATTTAGCAGTATAA
- a CDS encoding rhodanese-like domain-containing protein — protein MKKLNYKHINNQQLIDVRGQQDYQVGHGPKTLNLNPSNFKKYASSFIASDQAIIFIIDEESKDFIDELELLSQELGFTDVQGYILAHDIPIESRQQIKTINVHDFLAVEDDYILLDLRHPDEITRPAPEDNLINIPLEDLPSTYQKLDKDQNIYTLCGSGNRATAAASFLANKGYKPVVIEGGMKAVQEAVY, from the coding sequence ATGAAAAAACTCAATTACAAACACATAAATAATCAACAACTCATCGATGTCCGTGGACAACAGGACTATCAAGTTGGACATGGTCCAAAGACGCTGAATCTTAATCCAAGTAATTTCAAAAAGTACGCCTCATCATTTATCGCATCGGATCAAGCTATCATTTTTATTATTGATGAAGAATCAAAAGATTTCATTGATGAGCTTGAATTATTGAGCCAAGAACTCGGATTTACTGATGTTCAAGGATACATTTTAGCACACGATATTCCGATAGAAAGCAGACAACAAATCAAAACCATCAACGTACATGATTTTCTTGCAGTAGAAGATGACTATATTTTACTTGATCTCAGACATCCTGATGAGATTACACGCCCTGCCCCTGAGGATAATTTAATTAACATTCCACTTGAAGACTTGCCTTCCACTTACCAAAAGTTAGATAAAGACCAGAATATTTATACACTATGTGGCTCAGGTAATCGCGCAACTGCAGCTGCTTCTTTTCTAGCTAATAAAGGCTATAAACCTGTTGTCATTGAAGGTGGTATGAAAGCCGTTCAAGAGGCAGTTTATTAA
- a CDS encoding HlyC/CorC family transporter, which yields MLTPIILLIVFTLLNGFFSGSEMAFITANKDKLEKEAESGSKKAQLALKLYYNQDRVLAVVQVAITLIGTLNSSFATSGLSQFISPYLGAQGAAIVISLIVTVLTLIFGELLPKSIGQAIPEKYSKASARILNLIYTIFKPVVWFLTVTLNFFQSLLPIDFSNEDEKLTFSNIREIVIRGGEEGALESDEVGMMQGVLKLNRKNVREVMVPRNQALMIDINKEREVNHEIIVNSTFSRLPVYQDDKDNILGVVLVKDYLRASVLVGDYTQVDLKDLAHDPLNVPETLLLDDLFSQIQQTSNHIAIVKDEYGQTVGLVTLEDIIEEIVGEIYDEYDTVEEDALVEKLDESSWLVNGIMNINDFNEYFGTIVTSNEVDTIGGYFTYKSEIIPSEDKIGTCLEIEMLMLELMQVNEATATQLKVTRIKE from the coding sequence ATGTTAACACCCATAATTTTACTTATTGTCTTTACTCTGTTAAATGGTTTTTTCTCTGGTTCAGAGATGGCATTTATAACTGCGAATAAAGACAAATTAGAGAAAGAAGCCGAATCTGGGAGCAAAAAGGCTCAACTCGCATTAAAGCTATATTACAATCAAGATCGCGTTTTAGCGGTTGTCCAAGTGGCGATTACTTTAATCGGAACGTTAAACTCATCTTTTGCAACGAGTGGGTTATCACAATTCATTTCACCTTATCTAGGTGCACAAGGTGCGGCGATCGTTATTTCGCTCATCGTAACTGTATTAACTTTAATTTTCGGGGAATTATTACCTAAATCAATTGGGCAAGCCATTCCTGAAAAATATTCAAAAGCATCGGCACGTATTTTAAATCTGATTTACACGATTTTTAAACCGGTTGTTTGGTTTTTAACTGTCACGTTAAACTTCTTTCAATCGCTTCTTCCGATTGACTTTTCCAATGAAGATGAGAAATTAACTTTCTCAAATATCCGTGAAATTGTGATTCGAGGTGGTGAAGAAGGAGCGCTTGAATCGGATGAAGTTGGCATGATGCAAGGTGTTCTGAAACTGAACCGAAAAAATGTTCGTGAGGTGATGGTGCCTCGTAATCAAGCATTGATGATTGATATTAATAAAGAACGCGAAGTGAATCACGAAATCATCGTCAATTCGACATTTTCAAGACTGCCTGTTTATCAAGATGACAAAGATAATATTTTAGGTGTAGTTTTAGTGAAGGACTACTTGCGTGCGAGTGTCCTGGTCGGCGATTACACCCAAGTCGATTTAAAAGATTTAGCTCATGATCCTTTAAATGTTCCTGAAACTTTACTATTAGATGATTTATTCTCGCAAATTCAACAAACGAGCAACCATATTGCTATTGTTAAAGATGAATATGGTCAAACAGTGGGACTTGTTACTTTAGAGGATATTATTGAAGAAATCGTTGGTGAAATTTATGACGAGTATGATACGGTCGAAGAAGATGCTCTAGTAGAAAAACTAGACGAATCATCATGGCTAGTCAACGGTATTATGAATATCAATGACTTCAATGAATACTTTGGTACCATTGTGACAAGCAACGAAGTGGACACAATTGGTGGCTACTTCACATATAAATCCGAAATTATTCCAAGCGAAGATAAGATTGGCACATGCCTTGAAATTGAAATGCTGATGCTTGAATTAATGCAAGTCAATGAAGCAACTGCAACTCAATTAAAAGTTACTCGCATTAAAGAATAG